From Rudanella lutea DSM 19387, a single genomic window includes:
- a CDS encoding HNH endonuclease, with the protein MSTHSRPSGNFYLVKSERFNKYGGESGYLQFLEKEYTLGEGNSSFEEPRENYSVDSKEIREIEENTDSLSKTEKEQLIKIRIGQSSFRERLLSRHKDCLLCGIDKIDLLVASHIKPWSQCKNYEKLDVENGLILCPHHDKLFDKFFISFDSEGNIAISKHITLSNQALLNLKASIKIELSDKQKEYMKWHYANFKHKNVD; encoded by the coding sequence TTGTCCACACACTCTAGACCTTCGGGTAATTTTTATTTAGTAAAAAGCGAGAGATTTAATAAGTATGGCGGTGAAAGTGGTTATCTACAATTTTTAGAAAAAGAATACACATTAGGTGAAGGAAATTCTTCTTTTGAAGAACCACGTGAAAATTACTCAGTAGACTCTAAAGAAATTAGAGAAATTGAAGAAAATACAGATTCTCTTTCAAAGACAGAAAAAGAGCAATTGATAAAGATTAGAATAGGTCAGTCTTCATTCAGAGAAAGACTCTTGTCACGGCATAAAGATTGTTTACTTTGTGGAATTGACAAAATAGACTTATTAGTGGCAAGTCATATTAAGCCATGGAGCCAATGCAAAAATTATGAAAAATTGGATGTAGAAAATGGTTTGATACTTTGCCCTCATCATGACAAGCTCTTTGACAAGTTTTTTATTAGCTTTGATTCCGAAGGAAATATTGCTATTTCCAAACATATTACCCTGAGTAATCAGGCCTTACTTAACCTCAAGGCAAGTATCAAAATTGAGTTATCCGATAAACAAAAGGAATATATGAAATGGCACTATGCTAATTTCAAACATAAGAATGTAGATTAA
- a CDS encoding DUF4177 domain-containing protein yields the protein MKEYKVEIVRYIQNTFDSNKAILEAKAEAQTKLDEYASKGYRLVSTTASDSATIYLFFERDI from the coding sequence ATGAAAGAGTATAAAGTTGAAATCGTGCGTTACATCCAAAACACATTCGATTCGAATAAGGCCATCTTGGAAGCCAAAGCCGAAGCTCAAACAAAACTTGATGAATATGCTTCTAAAGGGTATAGGTTAGTCTCCACAACGGCCTCGGATTCAGCTACGATTTATCTGTTCTTTGAAAGAGACATTTAG
- a CDS encoding IS5 family transposase (programmed frameshift), giving the protein MRRYEITEQEWTKITPLLPGQAGSAGRKALDNRLFINAVLWIARSGAPWRDLPERFGNWNSNYRRFRRWAQAGVWKQVFDALQEPDLDWVMIDSTTVRAHQQAAGQKKVVSSKQALGRSRGGLTTKIHALVDALGNPIRIELSPGHAGDAPCAATLLADCEAFAVIADKAYDADWLLEGLAHNGCDAIIPSKVNRVEQRVIDENLYADRNKIERYFNRLKQYRRVATRYEKTASSFLAMVHLASSMILLL; this is encoded by the exons ATGAGACGCTATGAGATCACCGAGCAGGAATGGACTAAAATCACCCCTCTTCTACCAGGACAGGCAGGCTCAGCAGGCCGAAAAGCACTCGATAACCGCTTGTTTATCAACGCCGTGCTCTGGATTGCCCGCTCGGGTGCGCCTTGGCGCGACTTGCCTGAACGCTTCGGCAATTGGAACAGCAACTACCGACGATTTCGGCGCTGGGCTCAGGCTGGGGTGTGGAAACAGGTCTTTGATGCCCTGCAAGAGCCCGACCTGGATTGGGTAATGATTGACTCGACAACGGTGCGAGCTCATCAACAGGCTGCTGGGCAAAAAAAAGTAGTCTCCAGCA AACAAGCATTAGGCCGCTCACGGGGCGGCTTGACCACAAAAATTCATGCTCTGGTGGATGCCTTAGGCAATCCTATCCGCATTGAGTTAAGTCCTGGCCATGCGGGTGATGCGCCTTGCGCAGCCACCTTACTGGCTGACTGTGAGGCTTTTGCTGTGATTGCCGATAAGGCTTATGATGCCGATTGGTTGCTGGAAGGGTTGGCCCACAACGGTTGTGACGCGATCATTCCCTCCAAAGTGAATCGGGTGGAGCAGCGGGTAATCGATGAGAATTTGTACGCTGATCGCAACAAGATTGAACGCTATTTTAACCGCTTGAAACAGTATCGCCGGGTAGCAACTCGCTACGAAAAAACAGCCAGCAGCTTCTTGGCGATGGTTCATCTGGCTTCAAGTATGATTTTGTTGCTCTGA
- a CDS encoding tetratricopeptide repeat protein: protein MPTDKDWYGANEKAMLFDSIGNIHFPITTRSQEAQRYFNQGLMLAVGFNHAEAARSFYEATRLDSTCAMAYWGFSYVLGPNYNAGMEPDNYERAYTAIQQAIRLSGHCTDKEKALIQALAKRYPATPVDDRKPFDEAYSTALRQVHEQFPDDADIAGFYAESLMDLHPWDLWEKDGRPKPWTPAIVTVLETLMARNPDHIALNHYYIHAVEASPTPERGLRSAAILGKVAPRASHLVHMPSHIYIRTGNYHEGSIRNQQAVAIDSIYLMNKHAQGAFPLVYFPHNYHLLVATATLEGNYAWAMRSAQKTAENTNKKWMAQPAWCALQHYYTIPYHVAIKFSRWDEVLRMCNADTVRLAYPTAIRHYARGLALVGKGQLAQAKLELQQLDQLTANPDMGKLLVGPVNSMRSILEIARRVLKADILANEGQLDRSIGILREAVALEDALGYNEPPDWFFPVRHTLGATLLKAKRYAEAEAVFAKDLTIFPRNGWALSGLHQAQLGQGLTDKARQTRVTLTQAWKWADNDLKAKIGLM, encoded by the coding sequence ATGCCAACGGACAAGGACTGGTACGGCGCTAACGAAAAAGCCATGCTCTTCGACAGCATAGGCAATATCCATTTCCCCATCACAACCCGGAGTCAGGAAGCGCAGCGGTATTTCAATCAGGGCCTTATGTTGGCGGTGGGGTTTAACCATGCCGAAGCCGCCCGGTCGTTTTACGAAGCTACCCGGTTAGACTCAACCTGCGCGATGGCCTACTGGGGGTTCAGCTACGTGCTGGGACCAAACTACAATGCGGGCATGGAACCGGACAACTACGAGCGGGCCTATACGGCTATTCAGCAAGCAATCAGGTTGTCCGGCCATTGCACCGATAAAGAAAAAGCGTTGATTCAGGCACTGGCGAAACGCTACCCAGCCACACCCGTCGATGATAGGAAGCCATTTGATGAGGCCTATTCTACCGCGCTCAGGCAAGTCCACGAACAGTTTCCCGACGACGCGGATATTGCCGGGTTCTACGCAGAATCGTTGATGGACCTGCATCCGTGGGATTTGTGGGAAAAAGATGGGCGCCCGAAGCCCTGGACGCCCGCTATCGTGACGGTGCTGGAAACGTTGATGGCTCGCAATCCCGACCACATTGCCTTGAACCACTATTATATCCATGCCGTAGAGGCCTCTCCAACACCGGAACGCGGACTACGAAGTGCGGCTATTCTGGGTAAGGTAGCTCCGAGGGCCAGCCATCTGGTCCATATGCCGTCGCACATTTACATCCGAACGGGCAACTACCACGAAGGGTCGATACGCAACCAGCAGGCCGTAGCCATTGATAGTATCTACCTGATGAACAAACACGCTCAAGGCGCGTTTCCCTTGGTCTACTTTCCGCACAATTACCACCTGCTGGTTGCCACCGCCACGCTCGAAGGCAACTACGCCTGGGCTATGCGCTCGGCGCAAAAGACAGCCGAAAACACGAATAAAAAATGGATGGCTCAGCCTGCCTGGTGCGCCCTTCAGCATTACTACACCATTCCCTACCACGTAGCCATTAAGTTTTCCCGATGGGATGAAGTCCTTCGGATGTGCAATGCCGACACGGTCCGGTTGGCTTATCCCACCGCTATCCGTCATTACGCCCGTGGATTAGCGTTGGTCGGTAAAGGGCAACTGGCCCAGGCAAAGCTGGAATTGCAACAACTTGACCAGTTAACCGCCAACCCTGACATGGGCAAGCTGCTGGTTGGGCCCGTCAATTCGATGCGTTCGATTCTGGAAATCGCCCGTCGGGTGTTGAAGGCCGACATTCTGGCGAACGAAGGTCAGTTAGATCGTAGCATTGGGATATTACGGGAAGCCGTTGCGCTCGAAGATGCTCTGGGCTATAACGAGCCACCCGACTGGTTTTTCCCGGTGCGCCACACCTTAGGGGCCACGCTGTTGAAAGCGAAACGGTATGCGGAGGCTGAAGCCGTTTTTGCGAAAGACCTAACGATATTTCCCCGCAATGGCTGGGCATTATCGGGCCTGCATCAAGCTCAATTAGGGCAGGGATTGACCGATAAAGCCAGGCAAACGCGGGTTACCTTGACACAGGCCTGGAAATGGGCTGATAACGACCTGAAGGCCAAAATAGGTCTGATGTAA
- a CDS encoding AMP nucleosidase encodes MKTKEDIVQNWLPRYTGTPIEQFGEYILLTNFINYVELFANKFNVEIYGLGRAMQTATANNITIINFGMGSAMAATVMDLLSAIQPKAVLFLGKCGGLKRSTQLGDLILPIAAIRGDGTSNDYMRPEIPALPSFRLQRAVSSMIKKHELDYWTGTVYTTNRRIWEHDEQFKEYLRETRAMAIDMETATIFIVGFANSIPHGALLLVSDNPMIPEGVKTEESDKKVTTNFVERHLQIGIDSLHELASSGESVKHLRFE; translated from the coding sequence ATGAAAACCAAAGAAGACATTGTACAAAACTGGCTTCCGCGCTATACCGGAACGCCCATTGAGCAGTTTGGCGAGTACATTCTGCTGACCAACTTCATCAACTACGTCGAGCTGTTTGCCAACAAATTCAACGTAGAGATTTACGGCCTCGGTCGGGCCATGCAAACAGCCACGGCCAACAACATTACGATTATCAACTTCGGGATGGGTAGCGCCATGGCGGCCACCGTTATGGATCTGCTGTCGGCCATTCAGCCCAAGGCGGTGCTGTTTCTGGGTAAGTGCGGGGGCCTGAAGCGTTCTACCCAACTCGGCGACCTGATTCTGCCCATCGCGGCCATCCGGGGCGACGGTACGAGCAACGACTATATGCGGCCCGAGATTCCGGCCCTGCCTTCGTTCCGGTTGCAGCGGGCGGTGTCGTCGATGATCAAAAAACACGAGCTCGACTACTGGACGGGCACCGTGTACACCACCAACCGCCGGATTTGGGAGCACGACGAGCAGTTTAAAGAGTACCTCCGCGAAACCCGCGCTATGGCTATCGACATGGAAACGGCCACCATTTTTATTGTGGGCTTCGCCAACTCGATTCCGCACGGGGCGCTGCTGCTCGTGTCGGACAACCCGATGATTCCCGAAGGCGTAAAAACCGAAGAAAGCGACAAGAAGGTAACGACCAACTTTGTCGAACGGCACCTGCAAATCGGGATCGACTCGCTGCACGAACTGGCCTCGTCGGGCGAATCGGTGAAGCACCTGCGGTTTGAATAA
- a CDS encoding aldehyde dehydrogenase (NADP(+)) — protein sequence MSTITGASLFGSQTLTGEGAAYTATAPARNESLPESFFNISPAQAEQVVQLAGAAFGPYSQLHPHRRAEFLEAIADEIEALGDALPERAHAESGLPMARLTGERGRTCGQLRMFAKLVREGSWVDARINPALPDRQPLPRPDLRRMLVPLGPVVVFGASNFPLAFSVAGGDTASALAAGCPVIVKAHPAHPGTSELVGRAIQAAAHKTQMPDGTFALVHADNAVAQALVAHPVVKAVGFTGSRAGGLALLRVAQARPEPIPVYAEMSSVNPTVILAGAMQERGTAIAEGLAGSITLGVGQFCTNPGLVFVTQTEKLNDFLGTLGAKIRATVPATMLNAGICDHYRTGLDALSSSAEVEVLAQSETDARSEATEGRPAVLTTTGSAFRSNPALSHEVFGPSSLVVVCQDEAEVAACLQTMEGQLTATLFATDTDLQTSAYNWVALLQQKAGRVLFGGYPTGVEVCEAMTHGGPFPATSDARTTSVGTAAIERFARPVTYQSFPNALLPLALQQENPLGIWREIDGVRGKE from the coding sequence ATGTCAACCATAACCGGAGCGAGCCTTTTTGGCTCCCAAACCCTGACCGGCGAAGGCGCAGCCTACACGGCAACGGCCCCCGCCCGCAACGAATCGCTGCCCGAATCATTTTTCAACATCAGTCCCGCGCAGGCCGAGCAGGTTGTGCAGCTGGCGGGAGCGGCTTTCGGGCCGTACAGTCAACTACACCCGCACCGCCGGGCCGAGTTTCTGGAGGCTATTGCTGATGAGATCGAAGCGCTGGGCGATGCCCTGCCCGAGCGTGCCCATGCCGAAAGTGGCCTGCCCATGGCCCGGCTCACGGGCGAGCGCGGCCGCACTTGTGGGCAGCTGCGTATGTTTGCCAAACTGGTGCGCGAAGGCTCCTGGGTCGATGCGCGCATCAACCCAGCCCTGCCCGACCGGCAACCCTTGCCCCGGCCCGACCTGCGCCGGATGCTCGTTCCGCTGGGGCCGGTGGTGGTGTTTGGGGCCAGCAATTTCCCGTTGGCGTTTTCGGTTGCCGGTGGCGACACGGCTTCGGCCCTGGCGGCCGGTTGTCCGGTAATTGTAAAAGCGCACCCGGCCCACCCCGGCACGAGCGAGCTGGTTGGTCGCGCCATTCAGGCGGCTGCGCACAAAACCCAGATGCCCGACGGCACGTTTGCCCTTGTTCATGCCGACAATGCGGTAGCGCAGGCACTGGTGGCCCACCCGGTGGTCAAGGCGGTTGGTTTTACGGGTTCTCGGGCGGGTGGGCTTGCCCTGCTGCGGGTGGCCCAGGCACGTCCCGAACCCATACCTGTATACGCTGAGATGAGTTCGGTGAATCCGACGGTGATTCTGGCCGGGGCCATGCAGGAGCGGGGTACGGCTATTGCCGAAGGGCTGGCTGGCTCGATTACGCTGGGCGTTGGGCAGTTTTGTACCAATCCGGGCCTGGTGTTTGTGACCCAGACCGAGAAGCTAAACGATTTTCTGGGAACTCTTGGGGCTAAAATCCGGGCTACCGTACCGGCCACCATGCTCAATGCCGGTATCTGCGACCATTACCGCACGGGGCTCGACGCCCTCAGCAGCTCGGCGGAGGTAGAAGTACTGGCTCAGTCGGAAACCGACGCACGGTCCGAGGCTACCGAAGGCCGCCCAGCCGTATTGACGACCACAGGATCGGCTTTCCGGAGTAACCCGGCCCTGAGCCACGAGGTATTTGGTCCCAGTTCGCTCGTGGTTGTATGTCAGGACGAAGCCGAAGTGGCGGCCTGTCTGCAAACCATGGAGGGGCAACTCACTGCTACGCTCTTTGCTACCGACACCGATCTGCAAACGAGTGCCTATAACTGGGTTGCCTTGTTGCAGCAAAAGGCCGGCCGGGTGTTGTTTGGTGGCTATCCGACCGGGGTAGAGGTATGCGAAGCCATGACTCACGGTGGCCCGTTCCCGGCCACCTCCGACGCTCGTACCACGTCTGTCGGGACAGCCGCTATCGAGCGGTTTGCGCGGCCGGTCACCTACCAAAGCTTCCCGAACGCGTTGTTACCGCTTGCCCTGCAACAGGAGAATCCGCTCGGTATCTGGCGCGAAATCGACGGAGTGCGGGGTAAAGAATAG
- a CDS encoding polysaccharide lyase family 8 super-sandwich domain-containing protein — protein sequence MKSIRQRLLIAPLLVLLASLCFAQNDSKLIKERVVADLMAERVNDNQVETILAKMNEDGSFKGINYADLSRTASFPHGGHTRDLVTMAKAYKSKASKYYRSKALKDQIIRGLTFWVENDFVGDNWHDNQITTPTNLGNLMLVIGDELPKDLVAKAQPMIGRANMNASGARPSGDRVVIAGILAKNLLFQGNFQEFDKIIKIIEGELKFSTGERGMQHDYSFHHRVDRVNNTSSYGYGKYANAFGEWSYYVSGTKYAFAKEKINQLIDYYLDGIYKQMVYGVYEDISVKNRSISSKANFAPHSTLEIERVMVSTDYRKAELEEIIRLRKGTAKPSASFAKFFWQSEHFVFQRPGFYTTVRMYSTRNRNMEEPYNGPGKTTHHRADGTNYLMLKGNEYHNIWPVYNWQRISGTTILQKPELPGPDAIQKDGLTDFVGAVTDGLYGAVVFDFKSPHDGVEAQKSWFFFDNEYVCLGSDIKSKPDLPVVTTVNQVLMRSDVRLMQTGAPVTLPKGSRPLDNVKWVHHDNVGYIFPNPAKVHLSNQAETGRWSDITDQKNISKELVSEDVFALWFDHGKKPTGASYEYIVVPGVTEQQLSETAGTNRSIEILANTSDVQGVRHKGLGLTQLAFYKAGTLDIEKGVQVSMDSQGMAMLKLEGGRLKELTVADPSRKLNRIGISVTGIYTGKGDHYRTLVNEGQNSTLFIVDLPQNVYLGKSVHLKVQ from the coding sequence ATGAAATCCATCCGCCAACGGCTGTTGATCGCTCCCCTACTCGTATTGCTGGCCTCGCTTTGCTTTGCCCAGAATGATAGTAAGCTCATTAAAGAACGTGTCGTAGCCGACCTCATGGCCGAGCGGGTCAACGACAACCAGGTCGAGACCATTCTGGCCAAAATGAACGAAGACGGCAGTTTTAAGGGCATCAACTACGCCGACCTGAGCCGCACGGCGAGTTTCCCCCACGGAGGGCACACCCGCGACCTGGTCACGATGGCGAAGGCCTACAAAAGCAAAGCCTCGAAATACTACCGGAGCAAAGCCCTGAAAGATCAGATTATCAGGGGACTTACATTCTGGGTGGAAAACGATTTCGTGGGCGACAACTGGCACGACAATCAGATTACGACCCCGACCAACCTCGGCAACCTGATGCTCGTGATTGGCGATGAACTCCCCAAAGACCTTGTAGCCAAGGCCCAACCCATGATTGGCCGCGCTAACATGAATGCGTCGGGCGCGCGGCCGAGTGGCGACCGCGTGGTAATTGCCGGTATTCTGGCCAAAAACCTACTTTTTCAGGGTAACTTTCAGGAGTTCGACAAAATCATCAAAATCATTGAGGGCGAGCTGAAGTTTTCGACCGGCGAACGGGGTATGCAGCACGACTACAGCTTCCACCACCGCGTCGACCGGGTCAACAACACCTCGTCGTACGGGTACGGCAAATATGCCAACGCATTTGGCGAATGGTCGTATTATGTGTCGGGTACGAAGTATGCGTTTGCGAAAGAGAAAATAAACCAACTGATTGATTACTACCTCGATGGTATCTACAAGCAGATGGTGTACGGGGTTTACGAAGACATCAGCGTAAAAAACCGGAGTATCTCCAGCAAAGCCAATTTTGCGCCCCATAGCACCCTCGAAATCGAACGGGTGATGGTCAGCACCGACTACCGCAAGGCCGAACTCGAAGAGATTATCCGGCTGCGCAAAGGCACGGCCAAGCCCTCGGCCTCGTTTGCCAAATTCTTCTGGCAGAGCGAACATTTTGTATTTCAGCGGCCCGGTTTTTACACCACCGTTCGGATGTACTCGACCCGGAACCGCAACATGGAAGAGCCCTACAACGGGCCGGGCAAAACCACCCACCACCGGGCCGACGGCACCAACTACCTTATGCTCAAGGGCAATGAGTACCACAACATTTGGCCGGTTTACAACTGGCAGCGAATTTCGGGCACGACCATCCTGCAAAAACCGGAGCTACCCGGCCCCGATGCCATTCAGAAAGATGGCCTGACCGATTTTGTAGGGGCCGTAACCGATGGGCTGTACGGGGCCGTTGTGTTCGATTTCAAGAGCCCGCACGATGGCGTAGAAGCCCAGAAATCGTGGTTTTTCTTCGATAACGAGTACGTATGTCTCGGCTCCGACATTAAGTCTAAACCCGACCTGCCGGTAGTTACGACCGTCAATCAGGTTCTGATGCGGAGCGATGTGCGTCTGATGCAGACCGGCGCGCCCGTCACCCTGCCCAAAGGCAGCCGGCCGCTCGACAATGTCAAATGGGTACACCACGACAACGTGGGCTACATTTTCCCGAACCCCGCCAAGGTTCACCTCTCGAACCAGGCCGAAACCGGGCGATGGTCGGATATCACCGATCAGAAAAACATCAGCAAGGAACTCGTTAGCGAGGATGTTTTTGCGTTATGGTTCGATCACGGCAAGAAACCGACTGGGGCTTCGTACGAATACATTGTGGTGCCCGGCGTGACCGAGCAGCAACTAAGCGAGACAGCCGGCACGAACCGGTCGATTGAGATTCTGGCTAACACCTCGGATGTGCAGGGCGTACGACACAAAGGATTGGGCCTTACGCAATTGGCCTTCTACAAGGCTGGTACGCTCGACATCGAAAAAGGGGTACAAGTAAGTATGGACAGTCAGGGTATGGCTATGCTGAAGCTGGAAGGCGGTCGGCTGAAAGAGCTGACCGTAGCCGACCCATCGCGGAAGCTGAACCGAATCGGGATCTCAGTAACGGGCATTTACACCGGCAAAGGCGACCACTACCGCACACTGGTCAATGAGGGACAGAACAGCACTTTGTTTATTGTCGATCTGCCCCAGAACGTGTACCTCGGCAAGAGCGTACATCTGAAGGTACAGTAA
- a CDS encoding HAD family hydrolase — translation MIDKSDKLIIFDLDETLIHATEHELNRPYDLKFEKYFVYQRPNLKSFLTNVADHFTLGIWSSADDDYVTEIVRGIMPDTIDMLVVWGRSRCSYRRDFERDTYCFEKRLDKLKKRGFRLEKILIVDDSPEKSRANYGNAIHIKEYTGSEDDNELVVLFDYLLSLKGVENVRSIEKRGWRNRLESTSTD, via the coding sequence ATGATTGACAAATCTGATAAGCTGATAATTTTCGATTTAGATGAAACACTTATTCATGCTACCGAACATGAGTTGAACAGGCCGTATGATTTGAAATTTGAGAAGTATTTTGTCTATCAGCGGCCTAACTTAAAGTCATTTTTAACCAACGTAGCAGACCATTTTACACTTGGCATTTGGAGTTCAGCAGACGATGATTACGTAACGGAGATTGTCAGAGGCATCATGCCCGACACTATTGACATGCTGGTGGTTTGGGGGCGGAGTCGTTGCAGCTACCGGCGCGATTTTGAGCGTGATACGTATTGTTTCGAGAAGCGTCTGGACAAGTTGAAAAAGCGTGGTTTCCGATTGGAGAAAATACTGATTGTGGATGACTCACCTGAAAAGTCACGCGCTAATTATGGGAATGCCATCCACATCAAGGAGTACACCGGTAGTGAAGATGACAACGAATTGGTAGTCTTGTTTGATTACTTACTGAGCTTAAAAGGGGTTGAAAACGTGCGAAGTATTGAAAAGCGAGGTTGGCGTAATCGGTTAGAATCGACATCAACCGACTGA
- a CDS encoding type I restriction enzyme HsdR N-terminal domain-containing protein → MEALNLPPFGHKISEIDGKAHIFDELRRKYVRLTPEEWVRQHMIHLLLSHYRYPKALIRCEGGLLLNQRQKRTDLLVFDREGQPFLLVECKAPHVPINQSVFDQIARYNHVHRAPYLIVTNGLMHYCCCIDHETDAVTFLDDFPPFD, encoded by the coding sequence ATGGAGGCTCTGAATCTGCCCCCGTTTGGGCACAAAATTAGCGAGATTGACGGGAAGGCACACATCTTCGACGAACTGCGCCGAAAGTACGTCCGTCTGACGCCCGAAGAGTGGGTGCGCCAACACATGATTCACCTGCTGCTGAGCCACTACCGCTACCCCAAGGCGCTGATTCGCTGCGAGGGTGGATTGCTACTCAATCAACGGCAAAAACGCACCGATTTGCTCGTATTCGACCGGGAGGGGCAGCCGTTTCTGCTCGTTGAGTGCAAGGCTCCGCACGTGCCTATCAACCAGTCGGTGTTTGATCAGATTGCCCGATACAACCACGTTCACCGGGCCCCTTACCTGATTGTGACCAATGGCCTCATGCACTATTGCTGCTGCATAGATCACGAAACTGACGCCGTTACGTTTCTCGACGATTTTCCGCCGTTTGATTGA
- a CDS encoding tyrosine-type recombinase/integrase: protein MPNTHESVVKIGQLFGREYCRFDEAVVRLYKPAATPAEVEQATNPAWPPRSKRPTGVRPSGSHRLPFRYVPPVREYDRHPVIVAVCDALRIGNYSYKTLKNYKQALIALIRYADPKPVEELTKADFQKYLLFLVDKKRLQAATINVHINSWKFYQEKVLQRDKELYEVPYPRQAQKLPTVYSVEEVKAIFRATTSLKYRTLFQVVYGTGLRLSEVANLKLTDLDRARRLLTVRAGKGKKDRIVMLSAKLEDHLNEYLSQYHPRTFLFEDAERSEPLANRTIQQVYSDVVRYAGIAKRGGIHSLRHSFATHLLEGGTDIRTIQALLGHESILTTMRYTHVTADRIGSLKSPLDHL from the coding sequence GTGCCTAACACCCACGAGTCGGTTGTAAAAATCGGGCAACTGTTTGGCCGGGAATACTGCCGGTTCGATGAGGCCGTGGTACGGTTGTACAAACCCGCTGCTACACCTGCCGAGGTAGAGCAGGCCACGAATCCGGCATGGCCACCACGCAGTAAACGCCCGACGGGAGTCCGGCCTTCCGGCTCGCACCGTTTGCCGTTTCGGTACGTACCGCCCGTGCGCGAGTACGACCGGCATCCGGTTATCGTGGCCGTCTGCGACGCCCTGCGTATCGGTAACTACAGTTATAAGACACTCAAGAACTACAAGCAGGCCCTGATTGCGCTGATTCGATATGCTGACCCTAAACCAGTTGAGGAGCTGACCAAAGCTGACTTTCAGAAATACCTGCTGTTTCTGGTAGATAAGAAACGCCTGCAAGCCGCTACGATCAACGTCCACATCAACTCGTGGAAATTTTACCAGGAGAAAGTACTGCAGCGCGACAAGGAGTTGTACGAGGTTCCTTACCCTCGACAGGCGCAAAAACTCCCTACGGTGTATAGCGTGGAGGAGGTTAAAGCCATTTTCAGGGCAACCACCAGCCTGAAATATCGGACGCTATTTCAGGTTGTGTACGGCACAGGCCTGCGTTTGAGCGAAGTGGCCAACCTTAAACTGACGGACCTTGACCGGGCCCGTCGATTGCTGACTGTACGAGCGGGTAAAGGCAAAAAAGACCGGATCGTGATGCTATCCGCCAAATTAGAGGACCATTTGAATGAGTATCTATCTCAATATCATCCGCGCACGTTCCTGTTTGAGGATGCCGAACGGTCTGAACCTTTGGCCAATCGTACTATTCAGCAGGTGTACAGCGATGTCGTTCGTTATGCGGGGATTGCTAAACGTGGAGGTATTCACTCGTTGAGGCACAGTTTTGCTACCCATCTGCTCGAAGGGGGCACTGATATCCGTACCATTCAGGCATTACTCGGTCATGAAAGCATTTTGACCACGATGCGTTACACGCACGTAACCGCCGACCGCATTGGCTCCCTTAAAAGTCCATTGGACCATCTGTAG
- a CDS encoding GNAT family N-acetyltransferase yields the protein MSLFSFTYYMIRPYHPDDLEPLRLVFRQNTPLYFAEHEETDLIDYLNRLENPQFVYVENGQVLGTAGYYIRANETWGGLAWVFVAPDCQQQGVGGQLVAHCLTEIRRYPAMARIDVRTSQHADGFFAKFGFVQVDFKPDFWAPGIHLCHMELPAERIAGH from the coding sequence ATGTCTCTGTTTTCTTTCACTTACTACATGATTCGCCCGTACCACCCTGACGACCTCGAACCACTCCGCCTTGTTTTTCGGCAGAACACGCCCCTGTATTTTGCTGAGCACGAAGAAACCGACTTAATCGATTACCTGAACCGGCTCGAAAATCCGCAGTTTGTGTACGTCGAAAACGGTCAGGTTTTGGGCACGGCGGGATACTACATTCGGGCCAACGAAACCTGGGGTGGCCTGGCGTGGGTGTTTGTTGCGCCCGACTGCCAGCAGCAAGGGGTAGGGGGCCAACTGGTGGCTCATTGCCTGACCGAAATCCGGCGTTATCCGGCCATGGCACGTATCGATGTGCGGACATCGCAGCACGCCGACGGATTTTTTGCCAAATTTGGCTTTGTGCAAGTCGACTTTAAGCCCGATTTTTGGGCACCGGGTATCCATCTCTGTCATATGGAGCTACCCGCCGAACGTATTGCCGGGCACTGA